The window CTCTTCAAACCTTTTCAGTATTTCAAAGGTTTTATCGCGAGTCGGAGCAGTGTCCTGGTCAAGCCGATCCACTTTCAATTTTGGAAAAAGTTCCTTGAGGTATGCTTCCACCTTCTGTGTGCCGACGCCGCGATATGAAAATGTCTTTCCCGCACCGCACTCGGAACATGTACCGGGCTTTGAAAGGGAGTAACCGCAGTAATGGCATAGAAGCCCCTTTCCTCCCGCCGAATGGTGCGTAAGTGTGATGGAGCAGTTGGGGCAGAGCACAAAGGCGTTGCATGTATTGCATTTAAGGTACCTTGAATCCCCCCTTCTGTTCACGAAAATAAGAACCTGCTCATTGCGCTCTTTTCTCTTGATGATATTTTCTACGACGTTCGCAGGGAGGAGGCGCTTATCGTCAGGGTCTGAGTTGACCAGCGTCGTTTTCGGGAAAGGGGTCTTATCGATCCTGTGTGGCATGCGGCATATGCGGTATTTCCCCTCGCTGGCGTTATAAAACGATTCTATTGATGGGGTCGCGCTACCGAGCACAACAGCCGCTCCGCTCATTTTACCTCTCATCACGGCGACGTCGCGGGCATTGTAATATGGATGTTCGGACTGTTTGTAGGAGCCGTCATTCTCCTCGTCGACTACGATGAGCCTCAGGTCGTCGATAGGGGCGAATACGGCAGAGCGGGCGCCTATAACGACTTTCGCTTCGCCTCTGGCTACGCGCATCCACTCTTCCCGTCTCTGCGCGGGCGAAAGCCCTGAATGGAGTATGGCAATAGAAATGCCGAATTTGGATTCGAATCTCCGGACAAGCTGGTATGTAAGCGCAATTTCCGGGACGAGAACGATCGCGCCGCCGCCATTGGAAATTGCGCGTTTGCATAGCTCCATGTAGACTTCGGTCTTGCCTGATCCTGTCGCGCCGAAAAGAAGCGTTGTTGTGCCGGCTCTCTTTTCTATCTCCGCTGAAATGCTTTCTATAGCATCAAGCTGTTCTGCCGTAAATTCCTTCACAGCTCTGAGAGATACGGAAGGGGGATTAAATTTCCTCTTGGACGTATCCGATGAAACCGTGAAATAGAACTCTTCCGATCGTGTCAGAAATCCCTTTTTAAGATGAGGTTTTATATGCTTTTCGGTTTCGCTTGCCGTCATGCCGAGTTTTTTTGATAGCGTCTGAATAGAGAGCGGTTTTTTCAGTATTTCATGGAGTTCAATTATTCCTCCCTTGGACCGTTCCGGGAGTGACCCGG is drawn from Nitrospinota bacterium and contains these coding sequences:
- the priA gene encoding primosomal protein N', whose translation is MIPSETEKPPEVLSAEIAVFVPLRQTFFYSFTKVDEPKLLPGVRVVVPFRNRDMVGVFLRFKKTDIKTKSVKTVLDDKPIFSEKVVELAEWTALYYLCGAGEVFKMISPREELKSRIVVSRSGSLPERSKGGIIELHEILKKPLSIQTLSKKLGMTASETEKHIKPHLKKGFLTRSEEFYFTVSSDTSKRKFNPPSVSLRAVKEFTAEQLDAIESISAEIEKRAGTTTLLFGATGSGKTEVYMELCKRAISNGGGAIVLVPEIALTYQLVRRFESKFGISIAILHSGLSPAQRREEWMRVARGEAKVVIGARSAVFAPIDDLRLIVVDEENDGSYKQSEHPYYNARDVAVMRGKMSGAAVVLGSATPSIESFYNASEGKYRICRMPHRIDKTPFPKTTLVNSDPDDKRLLPANVVENIIKRKERNEQVLIFVNRRGDSRYLKCNTCNAFVLCPNCSITLTHHSAGGKGLLCHYCGYSLSKPGTCSECGAGKTFSYRGVGTQKVEAYLKELFPKLKVDRLDQDTAPTRDKTFEILKRFEENETDILVGTQMVAKGHDFRNLTFTAIAGADDYLAFPDFRSAERTFSLITQAAGRTGRGGDTGEVMVSSTSGHYAINHALNHDYESFYNEEIEKRRITGYPPFARIIGLRFESTSEEGKKR